ACCTGCCGAAGGGCGTGTGGATCATCATCGTGCTGATCCTCCCGGACATCGGCTCGTTGCTCTGGCTGTTGCTCGGACGACCGGAACGCGCGCACTGGCGACCGGGCTCGACCGACTACAGCAAGCCGCGCCGGCCGATCGGCGTCGAGGACCATCCGCGCTACCGCGCGATCGCGGGCGTCACCGATCGCCAGTCGGCCGAGCTCGATGCGCGGCTCGACGAATGGGAGCAGCAACAGCGCGCGATCGCGCGGCCCACGAAGGACGCGACGGAGCCGACCGATCTCGACGCGTGGGAGGCGGACCTGAACCGGCGTGAGCTCGAGCTCCGCGCGCGCGAGCTCGAGGCGCGTGAGCGCGACATCGAGACGCGCGAGCACGACGACGGCTGAAGGATCGATCCGGCCGCTGACGGCTTCGTGACGGTCACGAGCCTGACTCGACCGGCCGGCGCTAGCGTCACGCCTTCCATGTCTCGTATACGACGGCTCTCGTGGCTGTTGTTGCTCGCGACCTTGGTGCTCGGCGGGTCGGGGCACGGCGGCGGCGGTCTGCTCGCGTCGCGCGCGGCTTCCCTGCGAAGCGATTCCGCGCCGACGGCGACGCGCTCGCGTGATGTCTTGCGCCGCCCGGAGCCGCACGCCGACTACATCGCCGCCGCGCGGCGCAACGACCGCGACCGCGCCAACGGTGCCGCCGCCGGGCGTTTTGCTGCAAACCGTGCGGTCGCACTGGAGACGGCTCGCTCGGTCGAATCGAATGGGAGTCGGCGCGGCGGCACGGCGTCGACCGTCGGCTCGCGCGCCCCTCCGACGCTCACGTCGACCTTCCTGCGCTGACGGCGTCGCCCTGATTCGAGGGGTGCCGCCGCGCGCGCCCGTCTCGATCGCGCCGTGCGCCCTTCGTGGGCGCGTGCCCGGCGCGTGCGACCTCGCGAAGGAGAGCCGTCGTGTCGGAAACCGAATCGGTCGCGCCCGTCGATCCCGACGTCGAACGCATCGATCACAAGTTCGCGCAGCCGATGCCGATCCCCGTCGACTCGGCTTCGCTGCCGCGTCCCGGTTGGCGCTACCGCGCCAAGGTGCGGTTGCTCGGCCCCGCGTTGCACAGCGAGGAATTGGAGCACGAGACGCTCGGGAAGCCGACGGCGTTGGCCGTGTTCGCGAGCGACAACCTCTCGTCGGCTGCGTACGCAACCGAGGAGATCCTCGCCCATCTCGTGCAATACATCGGCGTCGCCGCGTTCGCGCTGGTTGTGCCGACGACGGTCGCGCTGCTCGTCGTCCTCGGCTTCCTCATCCTGTCGTACCGCCAGACGATCGAGGCGTATCCCGCCGCGGCGAGCGCGTATCTCGTGACGAAGGACAACTTCGGCCTGCGACCCGCGCTCGTCGCCGCGGTCTCGTTGCTGACCGACTACATCCTCACCGTCGCGGTGTCGGTCGCAGCCGGCACCGCGGCGCTGGTCTCGGTGTTCTCGGGGCTCGAGCCGTACCGCGTGCCGATCGCGGTCGCGTTCATCTTGCTCGTGGCGTTCGGCAATCTGCGCGGCGTGCGCGAGTCGGGTCGCATCTTCTCGATCCCGACGTACTTCTTCATCGTCAACATCGCACTGCTGCTCGGCTACGGGATCTCACGCGTGGTCTTCGGGTCGCTGCCGCACGCGGCCCATCACGAAGGCATGATGCACATCGGGACGCCCGGCTCGGGTCTGCTGCGCGGTGCCGCGTTCTTCGTCGTGCTGCGGGCGTTCGCGTCCGGCGGTGCCGCGGTCACGGGCGTCGAGGCGATCTCCGACGGTGTGCCCGCGTTCCGACCGCCGGCGTGGCGGAACGCGCGCACGACCCTCGTGTGGATGGGTTCGTTGCTCGCCGTCATGTTCCTCGGGCTCTCGGTGCTCGCGTCCAAGACGCACGTCGTGCCCTACGAGCACGGCACCCCGACCGTCGTCGCGCAGATCGGCAAGCTCGTCTACGGAACCGGCGTGCTCGGCAACGTTCTGTACGTGAGCCTGCAGGCGGCGACCGTGCTCATCCTCGTGCTCGCCGCGAACACCAGCTTCGCCGACTTCCCCCGGCTCGCGAACTTCGCGGCGGTCGACAACTTCATGCCCCGGCAGCTGATGCGACGGGGACACCGGCTCGTCTTCTCGACCGGCATTCTGGTCCTCGCCGGGAGCGCGAGCGTGCTGTTGATCGCTACCGGCGCGGTCGTCGGCCGGCTCATTCCGCTCTACGCCGTCGGCGTGTTCACGAGCTTCACGCTGTCGCAGAGCGCGATGGCCCACCGTCATCGCCGCCTTCGGCACGCGGGCTGGAAGAAGGGCTTCGTGATCAACGGCTTCGGCGCGCTGCTGACCGCCGTCGTCGACGTCGTCATCGCGGTCACGAAGTTCGCGCAGGGCGCATGGGTCATCCTGCTCGCGATCCCCGTGCTCGTCGCGTTGCTCACGCGCCTCAACCGGCAGTACTCGCTCGAGGACGTCGAGCTCGTGGCCGACGTCCCGAAGGCCGCGACGGCGCCGATTCTGCGGCGCCACGTCGTGCTCGTGTTCGTCGACCGCCTCGACCTCGCGTCGGCGCGTGCGATCCAGTACGCACGCGCGCTCATGCCCGACGAGCTGCGCGCGGTGCACTTCGTCGTCGATCACGAGCGGGCGGAGACCCTCGCGGCCGACTGGCGCCGGCTCGGACTCTCGGGGGTGACGCTCCAACTCTTCGAGTGCGCCGACCGCGTGATCCCGCGCGCCGCGATCGAGGCGACCGCAGAGGTGCTGGCCGATGGCGATACGGAGGTCTCGGTGCTCCTGCCACACCGCAAGTACCGCGGGCCGTGGCATCGCATCCTGCACGACCGCACCGCCGACGACATCAGCGAAGAGGTGTCGCGCCTCCCCCATGCGAACGTGACGCTCGTGCCGTTCCATCTCGGGGCGGGCGAGCAGAAGGTCATCCCGATCGCGCGGGCGCGCCTGGGTCGCGTGCGTGAGCCGATGCCGCAGGAAACGACCCAGGCCGACGATGTCATCGATCTCGACGACGTCGGCATCGGCGACGGCCCGACGGCGATCGCGCGCATCCGGTTCCGCCAGCGCGCGACCGTGCGCGGGCGGGTGCGCTCGATGCGCGTCCAACCGCTCGCGGGGACGCCGACACTCGAGTGCGTCGTCGCCGACGAGAGCGGGCAGGTGTCGGTCGTGTTCCTCGGACGGCGACGTATCGCCGGCGTCGAGGTCGGCAGGACCCTCGTCGTCGAAGGCATGGTCGGCAGCTATCAGCGCCGACTGTGCTTCCTGAACCCCCGCTACGACCTCGACGGCTGAGGGGGCGTCAGCCCGCGGCGAGGCGGTTCTCGCGGACCAATCGCAGCGTGGTGCCCGCGCCGATCAGCAGGAAGCTCGCGGCGAGGATCATCGTCGCGAGCACGTCGATCTGCGGCGGCACCGCGATCTTCTGCTCGGTGAAGATCTGGATCGGGAACGTCACGGTGTTGCCGGCATTGAAGACGGTGATGATGTAGTCGTCGATCGACAACGAGAACGACAGCATGAACGCGGCGATGATGCCCGGCATGATGAGCGGCATCGTGACCTTGCGGAACGTGCGTAACGGCGGCGACCCGAGGTCCATCGCCGCGTCCTCGAGCGTCCAGTCGAAACCGCGGATGCGCGCCTTGACCGTCAGCGCGACGAAGCTCACGCAGAACATCACGTGCGCGATCAGGATCGTCACGAACCCCAGCTCGATGCCACGCGTGAGGAACAGCGTGAGCAACGACGAACCGAGGCAGATCTCCGGCGTCGTGAGCGGCAGCACGAGCAGCAGGTTCACGAGCGCGCCGCCGCGGAACCGGTAGCGCGAGAGCGCGATCGCGACGAGCGATCCCATGACGGTCGCGATCAACGATGCGAGGAACGCGATCTTGAGGCTCTCGACCATCGCGTCGCCGAGCTCCGGGAACTTCCCGAGCGGATGCCGCCAGTTCTCGAGCGTGAAGCCGCGCCACGTGTAGTTGAACGGGTGCGTGATGCCGTTCAGGTTGTTGAAGCTGAACAGGATGATCACGACGATCGGCGCGAAGAGATAGAGGTAGGCGAAGACCGCCCACCCGTTGAGCGCGCCGTTACCGGTGCGCCGCAGCCAGCGCGGCGCGTAGCGACCGCCGGCCTCGGCGCTCGAGTGCGCCGCGGTCGGCGTCGGCGGAGCGGCCTCGAGCACGGCCATCAGGCGATCTCCTCCGTGCCGAGGATCTTCGAGTAGATGAGCACGAGCACCGTGATGATCGCCATCAGCACGAACGAGATCGCAGCCGCCGACGGATAGTCGAGCGTCTCGAGGAAGTTGCCCTGCACGACGTTGCCGATCATGCGCGTCTGCGGGCTGCCGAGGAGCGCGGAGTTCACGAAGTCGCCCGCGGCGGGGATGAACACGAGCAGGCTGCCCGCGAACACGCCCGGCAACGACAGCGGCAGCACGACCTTGCGGAACGCGCGCGCGGGACTCGAGAAGAGGTCGCGCGCGGCTTCGAGCAACCCGGGGTCGATCTTCTCGAGGCTCACGTAGATCGGGAGCACCATGAACGGCAGGAAGTTGTAGGTGAGCCCGCCGATCACGGCCCAGCTCGTGCTCAGCAGGTGACCGTTCTGCGAGAGGAGATGCACGTCGCGCAGGAACCGGACGAACGGGCCCTGGTCCTGCAGGATCGTCTTCCACGCAAGCGTGCGCACGAGATAGCTCGTGAAGAACGGGACGACCACGAGGCCGAGCAGCACGTTCTTGTAGCGACCGCCGCGGAATGCGACCACGTACGCGAGGGGGTAGCCGATCGCGATGCAGAGCACGGTCGCGATGAACGCGTACCGGAACGACAGCAGGTACTGGTGCTGATACGAGGTCCACGAGTCGGAGAAGTTCGCCCAGCGCCACACGAA
This DNA window, taken from Acidimicrobiia bacterium, encodes the following:
- a CDS encoding ABC transporter permease is translated as MAGEAQRRGGFTPYALLAPGMLWLVLFFMVPIWFLLQTALSKADAVGNTSFVWRWANFSDSWTSYQHQYLLSFRYAFIATVLCIAIGYPLAYVVAFRGGRYKNVLLGLVVVPFFTSYLVRTLAWKTILQDQGPFVRFLRDVHLLSQNGHLLSTSWAVIGGLTYNFLPFMVLPIYVSLEKIDPGLLEAARDLFSSPARAFRKVVLPLSLPGVFAGSLLVFIPAAGDFVNSALLGSPQTRMIGNVVQGNFLETLDYPSAAAISFVLMAIITVLVLIYSKILGTEEIA
- a CDS encoding amino acid permease; this translates as MSETESVAPVDPDVERIDHKFAQPMPIPVDSASLPRPGWRYRAKVRLLGPALHSEELEHETLGKPTALAVFASDNLSSAAYATEEILAHLVQYIGVAAFALVVPTTVALLVVLGFLILSYRQTIEAYPAAASAYLVTKDNFGLRPALVAAVSLLTDYILTVAVSVAAGTAALVSVFSGLEPYRVPIAVAFILLVAFGNLRGVRESGRIFSIPTYFFIVNIALLLGYGISRVVFGSLPHAAHHEGMMHIGTPGSGLLRGAAFFVVLRAFASGGAAVTGVEAISDGVPAFRPPAWRNARTTLVWMGSLLAVMFLGLSVLASKTHVVPYEHGTPTVVAQIGKLVYGTGVLGNVLYVSLQAATVLILVLAANTSFADFPRLANFAAVDNFMPRQLMRRGHRLVFSTGILVLAGSASVLLIATGAVVGRLIPLYAVGVFTSFTLSQSAMAHRHRRLRHAGWKKGFVINGFGALLTAVVDVVIAVTKFAQGAWVILLAIPVLVALLTRLNRQYSLEDVELVADVPKAATAPILRRHVVLVFVDRLDLASARAIQYARALMPDELRAVHFVVDHERAETLAADWRRLGLSGVTLQLFECADRVIPRAAIEATAEVLADGDTEVSVLLPHRKYRGPWHRILHDRTADDISEEVSRLPHANVTLVPFHLGAGEQKVIPIARARLGRVREPMPQETTQADDVIDLDDVGIGDGPTAIARIRFRQRATVRGRVRSMRVQPLAGTPTLECVVADESGQVSVVFLGRRRIAGVEVGRTLVVEGMVGSYQRRLCFLNPRYDLDG
- a CDS encoding PLD nuclease N-terminal domain-containing protein, which encodes MILFESGGIVALALLLFWVWALFDCVATDAALCRNLPKGVWIIIVLILPDIGSLLWLLLGRPERAHWRPGSTDYSKPRRPIGVEDHPRYRAIAGVTDRQSAELDARLDEWEQQQRAIARPTKDATEPTDLDAWEADLNRRELELRARELEARERDIETREHDDG
- a CDS encoding ABC transporter permease, coding for MAVLEAAPPTPTAAHSSAEAGGRYAPRWLRRTGNGALNGWAVFAYLYLFAPIVVIILFSFNNLNGITHPFNYTWRGFTLENWRHPLGKFPELGDAMVESLKIAFLASLIATVMGSLVAIALSRYRFRGGALVNLLLVLPLTTPEICLGSSLLTLFLTRGIELGFVTILIAHVMFCVSFVALTVKARIRGFDWTLEDAAMDLGSPPLRTFRKVTMPLIMPGIIAAFMLSFSLSIDDYIITVFNAGNTVTFPIQIFTEQKIAVPPQIDVLATMILAASFLLIGAGTTLRLVRENRLAAG